A DNA window from Coffea arabica cultivar ET-39 chromosome 6c, Coffea Arabica ET-39 HiFi, whole genome shotgun sequence contains the following coding sequences:
- the LOC140008468 gene encoding 1-phosphatidylinositol-3-phosphate 5-kinase FAB1B-like isoform X4, whose product MGSPDNNKLSEIVDRVRSWIPRRMEPTNVSRDFWMPDQSCRVCYECDSQFTVFNRRHHCRLCGRVFCAKCAANSIPAPSDESRTGWEDREKIRVCNYCFKHWEQGMTTADNGMTTSSPVLSPSPSSTSLISSYSSCTCNSGCSIGSTPYSMGPFQHVTYSSDQSPHQANQMDEVNARHYGPSCPGKSDSNNISDHLSDEFGSCNSARNGGEDYDYSVYRLHSQPSHLSSGEVYYSSGSCGDINNDYGVDDVQPNREKNEASMSSTMMPENTETHISQIKEKLDKEAEGLNNGCIDQVPSPSNINGTAPEPLDFENNSLLWLPPEPEDKEDEQDALSFDDDEDARDDAAGEWGYLRSSGSFGSGEHRNRERSIEEHKKAMKYVLDGHFRGLIAQLLQIENLPVNVEDSKESWLDIITSLSWEAATLLKPDTSTSGCMDPGGYVKVKCIACGHRRESMVVKGVVCKKNVAHRRMTSKVDKPRLLILGGALEYQRVANHLSSFDTLLQQEMDHLKMAVAKIDAHHPNVLLVEKSVSRFAQEYLLAKDISLVLNIKRSLLERIARCTGAQIVPSVDHLATQKLGYCDSFHVEKFLEVHGSAGQGGKKLTKTLMFFEGCPKPLGFTVLLKGANGDELKKVKHVMQYGVFAAYHLALETSFLADEGASLPEFPLKSPVKVALPDKPSVSDCHREEFCGYPASNEREKVQLSLEASSVCKPSEICIRKVQEDSLNSSCSCNSEAVDKGHCYLHSVEHCLPSNSSIFDHLNEVAFLKGEFSSSASDNQSILVSLMTRCVWKRSVCERAHLFRIKYYGTFDKPLGRFLRDNLFDQNYRCHSCQMPSEAHMHCYSHQQGSLTISVRKLPEFFLPGEQAGKIWMWHRCLRCPRINGFPPATKRIVMSDAAWGLSFGKFLELSFSNHAAASRVASCGHSLHRDCLRFYGFGRMAACFQYAPINVHSVYLPPPKLEFNYDFQEWIQKEADEVCSRAELLFAEVVKSLHQITENIRLNNSNKAPRVMERKSELEGVLQKEKKEFEELLDEVLYRKVKAGQPAVDILAVNRLRKQLIIHSYIWDQRLIQMNNLNDNNLRGGSRSTPKMKGKTVSSGSNTSELAVTSKPSKGFSSCDSFLLNLKPDVTFIQGGYGNFYSPDGDHNRNDMDEGSYCQKDNEINQPSGTNSNDEFGPESLKTVRRVHSDGQIPIVENLSDTLDAAWTDASSLNGTKANQDIEISGTVQGGVEYQDSFCSLSSTKGPENRENSRSWITLPFLNLYNSFLKSSTANEDKLDKISTYNPAYISSFRDLLHQGGARVLLPVGINDTVLPVYDDEPTSIIAYVLVSPDYHNQMLTEPTKDGLDSPSSFPFLESANLLLLPSLDEAASGSLRSLGSTDESVLSVSGSRGSSTLDPVVYTNALHARVSFSDDGPLGKVKYSVTCYYAKQFEALRRSCCPSELDFIRSLSRCRKWGAQGGKSNVFFAKTLDDRFIIKQVTKTELESFITFGRAYFKYLSESLSTGSPTCLAKILGIYQVTSKHLKGGKESKMDVLVMENLLFGRNIVRLYDLKGSSRSRYNPDSSGSNKVLLDQNLIEAMPTSPIFVGPKAKRLLERAVWNDTAFLASIDVMDYSLLVGMDEEKHELVVGIIDFMRQYTWDKHLETWVKAAGILGGPKNATPTVISPGEYKKRFRKAMSAYFLMVPDQWSLSTITASRSESELCEESLQGGVLLS is encoded by the exons ATGGGATCTcctgataataataaattgtcTGAGATAGTTGATAGAGTGAGGTCATGGATACCGCGCAGGATGGAGCCCACAAATGTTTCGAGAGACTTCTGGATGCCAGACCAAAGCTGCAGGGTGTGCTATGAGTGTGACTCTCAATTTACTGTTTTTAATCGCAGGCATCATTGTCGTCTTTGTGGTCGtgtgttttgtgctaagtgcgCTGCAAACTCTATTCCTGCCCCCTCTGATGAGTCAAGGACAGGTTGGGAAGACAGGGAGAAGATTAGGGTCTGTAACTATTGCTTTAAGCATTGGGAGCAGGGGATGACCACGGCTGATAACGGGATGACAACATCCAGCCCAGTCCTTAGTCCATCTCCTTCGTCAACAAGTTTAATTAGTTCATATTCGAGCTGCACCTGTAACAGCGGCTGCAGTATTGGTTCAACTCCATATTCAATGGGCCCTTTCCAGCATGTTACATACAGTTCTGATCAGAGCCCGCATCAAGCTAATCAAATGGATGAAGTTAATGCAAGACATTATGGACCATCATGTCCAGGAAAATCAGACTCGAACAATATAAGTGATCATCTTAGTGATGAGTTTGGCTCGTGTAACAG TGCCAGGAATGGTGGTGAGGATTATGATTACAGTGTATATAGGCTGCATTCACAACCTAGTCACCTCTCTTCTGGTGAAGTCTATTACAGTTCTGGCAGCTGTGGTGATATCAATAATGATTATGGAGTGGACGATGTGCAGCCTaatagggaaaaaaatgaagcaaGTATGAGCTCCACCATGATGCCTGAGAATACAGAAACACATATCTcacaaattaaagaaaagcttgacaaagaagcaGAGGGGTTGAATAATGGTTGTATTGATCAAGTTCCTTCTCCATCCAACATCAATGGTACAGCTCCTGAACCACTGGACTTTGAGAATAATAGCCTACTCTGGCTACCTCCAGAGCCAGAAGACAAGGAGGATGAACAAGATGCTCTTTCatttgatgatgatgaagatgctAGAGATGATGCTGCAGGAGAGTGGGGTTACTTGCGGTCTTCAGGGAGCTTTGGCAGTGGGGAGCATCGTAATCGCGAGAGATCAATTGAGGAGCATAAGAAGGCGATGAAATATGTGCTTGATGGGCATTTTAGAGGTTTGATAGCtcagcttcttcaaattgagaaCCTGCCTGTCAATGTGGAAGATAGCAAAGAAAGTTGGTTGGACATAATTACCTCTTTATCCTGGGAAGCTGCCACACTTTTGAAGCCTGATACAAGCACGAGTGGGTGCATGGATCCTGGTGGATATGTGAAAGTAAAGTGTATAGCTTGTGGACATCGTCGTGAGAG TATGGTGGTTAAAGGGGTTGTCTGTAAGAAAAATGTGGCCCATCGGCGGATGACGTCAAAAGTTGATAAACCCCGATTGTTGATCCTTGGAGGGGCCCTTGAGTATCAGCGGGTGGCTAATCACTTGTCAAGTTTTGATACTTTGTTGCAGCAG GAAATGGACCACTTGAAGATGGCTGTTGCAAAGATTGATGCCCATCACCCAAATGTCCTTCTAGTAGAAAAATCAGTTTCCCGATTTGCACAGGAATATCTTCTTGCAAAAGACATATCTCTTGTTCTCAATATTAAGAGGTCACTTCTGGAGCGTATAGCCCGCTGCACTGGAGCACAAATAGTGCCTTCAGTTGACCATCTTGCAACACAGAAGCTGGGATATTGTGACTCATTTCATGTGGAGAAGTTTCTTGAAGTGCATGGCAGCGCAGGGCAAGGCGGGAAGAAATTGACAAAGACATTAATGTTTTTTGAGGGCTGCCCAAAGCCATTGGGTTTTACT GTTCTATTGAAGGGTGCCAATGGGGATGAATTGAAGAAAGTGAAGCATGTAATGCAGTATGGAGTTTTTGCCGCTTATCACTTGGCTCTTGAGACGTCCTTTCTTGCTGATGAAGGTGCTTCTCTTCCAGAATTCCCTCTGAAGTCTCCAGTAAAAGTTGCTTTACCTGATAAACCATCAG TTTCAGATTGTCACCGAGAAGAGTTCTGTGGTTATCCTGCTTCAAATGAGAGGGAGAAGGTTCAGCTGTCTCTGGAGGCGTCCTCTGTGTGCAAACCATCAGAAATCTGCATTAGGAAAGTGCAAGAGGATAGTTTGAATTCTAGCTGTTCTTGTAACTCTGAAGCAGTGGATAAAGGACATTGCTATTTACATTCTGTTGAACATTGTTTACCTtcaaattcaagcatttttgACCACCTTAATGAGGTTGCATTTCTCAAAGGGGAGTTTTCTTCTTCAGCTTCTGACAATCAGAGCATTTTGGTATCACTCATGACACGCTGTGTTTGGAAAAGGTCTGTATGTGAACGTGCTCATCTTTTTCGTATAAAGTATTATGGAACCTTTGATAAGCCCTTGGGCCGGTTTCTACGCGACAATTTGTTTGATCAG AACTATCGATGTCACTCATGTCAAATGCCATCTGAAGCGCATATGCATTGCTATAGCCATCAGCAAGGCAGTCTTACAATTTCCGTGAGGAAACTGCCGGAATTTTTCTTGCCAGGGGAGCAAGCAGGGAAAATCTGGATGTGGCACAGGTGTCTGAGATGTCCTCGAATCAATGGATTCCCACCTGCCACCAAGAGGATTGTAATGTCTGATGCTGCCTGGGGCTTatcttttggaaaatttttggaaCTCAGCTTTTCCAACCATGCTGCTGCAAGCAGGGTTGCAAGCTGCGGTCATTCCCTCCATAGAGACTGTCTCCGCTTCTATGG TTTTGGGAGGATGGCTGCTTGTTTCCAATATGCACCCATCAATGTCCACTCTGTGTATCTCCCACCACCAAAGCTTGAATTCAACTATGATTTTCAGGAATGGATTCAGAAAGAAGCTGATGAG GTCTGCAGCAGAGCAGAACTTTTGTTTGCTGAGGTGGTCAAATCTCTTCATCAGATAACAGAAAATATCCGACTCAATAACAGCAATAAAGCTCCACGAGTTATGGAGCGAAAATCTGAACTGGAAGGAGTGTTACAGAAGGAGAAAAAGGAATTTGAG GAATTGCTAGATGAAGTGCTTTATAGGAAAGTTAAAGCTGGTCAACCTGCAGTTGATATTCTTGCGGTAAATAGATTAAGGAAGCAGTTGATCATTCATTCTTACATTTGGGACCAGCGGTTAATACAAATGAATAATCTCAATGATAACAATCTCCGTGGAGGGAGCAGGTCAACGCCTAAAATGAAGGGCAAAACTGTTAGTTCTGGTTCAAATACATCTGAGCTGGCAGTGACTTCCAAGCCGAGTAAAGGCTTCAGTAGCTgtgattcttttcttttgaatttgaAGCCTGATGTAACATTTATTCAAGGTGGATATGGCAACTTTTACTCACCTGATGGGGATCACAATAGAAATGACATGGATGAAGGCTCATACTGTCAGAAGGATAATGAGATTAATCAGCCTTCTGGAACAAATAGCAATGATGAATTTGGCCCAGAGTCTCTTAAAACCGTCAGACGGGTCCACTCTGATGGGCAGATCCCCATTGTGGAAAATTTATCTGATACACTTGATGCTGCATGGACAG ATGCTTCAAGTCTCAATGGCACCAAGGCTAACCAAGATATTGAAATAAGTGGAACTGTACAAGGTGGGGTTGAATATCAAGATTCCTTTTGCTCTCTGTCATCTACAAAGGGGCCTGAAAACAGGGAAAACTCCAGAAGTTGGATCACCTTGCCCTTTTTGAATTTGTATAATTCATTCTTAAAGAGTTCTACGGCAAATGAAGACAAGCTTGATAAGATTAGCACTTATAATCCTGCTTATATCTCTTCATTTCGCGATCTGCTGCATCAAGGTGGTGCCAGGGTTCTGCTACCCGTAGGCATTAACGACACTGTTTTACCTGTTTATGATGATGAGCCTACTAGCATTATAGCATATGTTCTTGTCTCACCAGATTACCATAATCAAATGTTGACTGAACCCACAAAGGATGGGCTGGATTCTCCTTCTTCATTCCCATTCTTGGAGTCAgcaaatttacttttgcttcCTTCACTTGATGAGGCAGCTTCAGGATCCCTTAGAAGTCTTGGGTCAACTGATGAAAGTGTTTTGTCAGTGTCTGGATCTCGAGGCTCGTCAACTTTGGATCCAGTTGTTTATACTAATGCATTGCATGCCAGAGTATCTTTCTCAGATGATGGCCCTCTCGGGAAGGTTAAGTACTCAGTTACTTGTTACTATGCCAAGCAATTTGAAGCTTTAAGGCGAAGTTGCTGCCCCTCTGAATTAGATTTCATACGATCTCTCAGTCGTTGTAGGAAGTGGGGTGCACAAGGTGGCAAAAGTAATGTCTTTTTTGCAAAGACTTTGGATGACCGTTTTATTATTAAGCAGGTTACAAAAACAGAACTGGAATCATTTATTACTTTCGGACGAGCTTATTTCAAGTACTTGTCCGAATCTCTTAGTACTGGAAGCCCAACTTGCCTGGCAAAGATCTTGGGTATCTATCAG gTCACCTCAAAGCATCTGAAAGGGGGAAAGGAATCAAAGATGGATGTTTTGGTAATGGAGAATCTTCTCTTTGGGCGTAATATTGTGAGACTATACGACCTGAAAGGTTCTTCTCGATCACGATATAATCCAGATTCAAGTGGAAGCAATAAGGTTCTTCTTGATCAAAACCTGATAGAAGCAATGCCAACTTCTCCAATATTTGTAGGACCCAAAGCAAAGAGGTTGCTGGAGAGAGCCGTATGGAACGATACTGCATTTCTTGCT TCAATAGATGTAATGGACTATTCACTGCTGGTTGGCATGGACGAGGAGAAGCATGAGTTGGTAGTTGGGATTATTGATTTTATGAGGCAGTATACGTGGGACAAGCACCTTGAGACCTGGGTAAAGGCAGCTGGCATCCTTGGAGGGCCCAAGAATGCAACTCCAACTGTAATATCTCCAGGTGAATACAAGAAAAGATTCAGGAAAGCCATGTCTGCTTATTTTCTAATGGTACCAGATCAGTGGTCTTTGTCAACAATTACTGCCAGTAGATCCGAATCTGAACTATGTGAAGAAAGTTTGCAAGGTGGTGTGCTTCTGAGTTGA
- the LOC140008468 gene encoding 1-phosphatidylinositol-3-phosphate 5-kinase FAB1B-like isoform X3 gives MGSPDNNKLSEIVDRVRSWIPRRMEPTNVSRDFWMPDQSCRVCYECDSQFTVFNRRHHCRLCGRVFCAKCAANSIPAPSDESRTGWEDREKIRVCNYCFKHWEQGMTTADNGMTTSSPVLSPSPSSTSLISSYSSCTCNSGCSIGSTPYSMGPFQHVTYSSDQSPHQANQMDEVNARHYGPSCPGKSDSNNISDHLSDEFGSCNSARNGGEDYDYSVYRLHSQPSHLSSGEVYYSSGSCGDINNDYGVDDVQPNREKNEASMSSTMMPENTETHISQIKEKLDKEAEGLNNGCIDQVPSPSNINGTAPEPLDFENNSLLWLPPEPEDKEDEQDALSFDDDEDARDDAAGEWGYLRSSGSFGSGEHRNRERSIEEHKKAMKYVLDGHFRGLIAQLLQIENLPVNVEDSKESWLDIITSLSWEAATLLKPDTSTSGCMDPGGYVKVKCIACGHRRESMVVKGVVCKKNVAHRRMTSKVDKPRLLILGGALEYQRVANHLSSFDTLLQQEMDHLKMAVAKIDAHHPNVLLVEKSVSRFAQEYLLAKDISLVLNIKRSLLERIARCTGAQIVPSVDHLATQKLGYCDSFHVEKFLEVHGSAGQGGKKLTKTLMFFEGCPKPLGFTVLLKGANGDELKKVKHVMQYGVFAAYHLALETSFLADEGASLPEFPLKSPVKVALPDKPSVSDCHREEFCGYPASNEREKVQLSLEASSVCKPSEICIRKVQEDSLNSSCSCNSEAVDKGHCYLHSVEHCLPSNSSIFDHLNEVAFLKGEFSSSASDNQSILVSLMTRCVWKRSVCERAHLFRIKYYGTFDKPLGRFLRDNLFDQNYRCHSCQMPSEAHMHCYSHQQGSLTISVRKLPEFFLPGEQAGKIWMWHRCLRCPRINGFPPATKRIVMSDAAWGLSFGKFLELSFSNHAAASRVASCGHSLHRDCLRFYGFGRMAACFQYAPINVHSVYLPPPKLEFNYDFQEWIQKEADEVCSRAELLFAEVVKSLHQITENIRLNNSNKAPRVMERKSELEGVLQKEKKEFEELLDEVLYRKVKAGQPAVDILAVNRLRKQLIIHSYIWDQRLIQMNNLNDNNLRGGSRSTPKMKGKTVSSGSNTSELAVTSKPSKGFSSCDSFLLNLKPDVTFIQGGYGNFYSPDGDHNRNDMDEGSYCQKDNEINQPSGTNSNDEFGPESLKTVRRVHSDGQIPIVENLSDTLDAAWTGDSHSLGTTSKGNGSSISDFCLTDASSLNGTKANQDIEISGTVQGGVEYQDSFCSLSSTKGPENRENSRSWITLPFLNLYNSFLKSSTANEDKLDKISTYNPAYISSFRDLLHQGGARVLLPVGINDTVLPVYDDEPTSIIAYVLVSPDYHNQMLTEPTKDGLDSPSSFPFLESANLLLLPSLDEAASGSLRSLGSTDESVLSVSGSRGSSTLDPVVYTNALHARVSFSDDGPLGKVKYSVTCYYAKQFEALRRSCCPSELDFIRSLSRCRKWGAQGGKSNVFFAKTLDDRFIIKQVTKTELESFITFGRAYFKYLSESLSTGSPTCLAKILGIYQVTSKHLKGGKESKMDVLVMENLLFGRNIVRLYDLKGSSRSRYNPDSSGSNKVLLDQNLIEAMPTSPIFVGPKAKRLLERAVWNDTAFLASIDVMDYSLLVGMDEEKHELVVGIIDFMRQYTWDKHLETWVKAAGILGGPKNATPTVISPGEYKKRFRKAMSAYFLMVPDQWSLSTITASRSESELCEESLQGGVLLS, from the exons ATGGGATCTcctgataataataaattgtcTGAGATAGTTGATAGAGTGAGGTCATGGATACCGCGCAGGATGGAGCCCACAAATGTTTCGAGAGACTTCTGGATGCCAGACCAAAGCTGCAGGGTGTGCTATGAGTGTGACTCTCAATTTACTGTTTTTAATCGCAGGCATCATTGTCGTCTTTGTGGTCGtgtgttttgtgctaagtgcgCTGCAAACTCTATTCCTGCCCCCTCTGATGAGTCAAGGACAGGTTGGGAAGACAGGGAGAAGATTAGGGTCTGTAACTATTGCTTTAAGCATTGGGAGCAGGGGATGACCACGGCTGATAACGGGATGACAACATCCAGCCCAGTCCTTAGTCCATCTCCTTCGTCAACAAGTTTAATTAGTTCATATTCGAGCTGCACCTGTAACAGCGGCTGCAGTATTGGTTCAACTCCATATTCAATGGGCCCTTTCCAGCATGTTACATACAGTTCTGATCAGAGCCCGCATCAAGCTAATCAAATGGATGAAGTTAATGCAAGACATTATGGACCATCATGTCCAGGAAAATCAGACTCGAACAATATAAGTGATCATCTTAGTGATGAGTTTGGCTCGTGTAACAG TGCCAGGAATGGTGGTGAGGATTATGATTACAGTGTATATAGGCTGCATTCACAACCTAGTCACCTCTCTTCTGGTGAAGTCTATTACAGTTCTGGCAGCTGTGGTGATATCAATAATGATTATGGAGTGGACGATGTGCAGCCTaatagggaaaaaaatgaagcaaGTATGAGCTCCACCATGATGCCTGAGAATACAGAAACACATATCTcacaaattaaagaaaagcttgacaaagaagcaGAGGGGTTGAATAATGGTTGTATTGATCAAGTTCCTTCTCCATCCAACATCAATGGTACAGCTCCTGAACCACTGGACTTTGAGAATAATAGCCTACTCTGGCTACCTCCAGAGCCAGAAGACAAGGAGGATGAACAAGATGCTCTTTCatttgatgatgatgaagatgctAGAGATGATGCTGCAGGAGAGTGGGGTTACTTGCGGTCTTCAGGGAGCTTTGGCAGTGGGGAGCATCGTAATCGCGAGAGATCAATTGAGGAGCATAAGAAGGCGATGAAATATGTGCTTGATGGGCATTTTAGAGGTTTGATAGCtcagcttcttcaaattgagaaCCTGCCTGTCAATGTGGAAGATAGCAAAGAAAGTTGGTTGGACATAATTACCTCTTTATCCTGGGAAGCTGCCACACTTTTGAAGCCTGATACAAGCACGAGTGGGTGCATGGATCCTGGTGGATATGTGAAAGTAAAGTGTATAGCTTGTGGACATCGTCGTGAGAG TATGGTGGTTAAAGGGGTTGTCTGTAAGAAAAATGTGGCCCATCGGCGGATGACGTCAAAAGTTGATAAACCCCGATTGTTGATCCTTGGAGGGGCCCTTGAGTATCAGCGGGTGGCTAATCACTTGTCAAGTTTTGATACTTTGTTGCAGCAG GAAATGGACCACTTGAAGATGGCTGTTGCAAAGATTGATGCCCATCACCCAAATGTCCTTCTAGTAGAAAAATCAGTTTCCCGATTTGCACAGGAATATCTTCTTGCAAAAGACATATCTCTTGTTCTCAATATTAAGAGGTCACTTCTGGAGCGTATAGCCCGCTGCACTGGAGCACAAATAGTGCCTTCAGTTGACCATCTTGCAACACAGAAGCTGGGATATTGTGACTCATTTCATGTGGAGAAGTTTCTTGAAGTGCATGGCAGCGCAGGGCAAGGCGGGAAGAAATTGACAAAGACATTAATGTTTTTTGAGGGCTGCCCAAAGCCATTGGGTTTTACT GTTCTATTGAAGGGTGCCAATGGGGATGAATTGAAGAAAGTGAAGCATGTAATGCAGTATGGAGTTTTTGCCGCTTATCACTTGGCTCTTGAGACGTCCTTTCTTGCTGATGAAGGTGCTTCTCTTCCAGAATTCCCTCTGAAGTCTCCAGTAAAAGTTGCTTTACCTGATAAACCATCAG TTTCAGATTGTCACCGAGAAGAGTTCTGTGGTTATCCTGCTTCAAATGAGAGGGAGAAGGTTCAGCTGTCTCTGGAGGCGTCCTCTGTGTGCAAACCATCAGAAATCTGCATTAGGAAAGTGCAAGAGGATAGTTTGAATTCTAGCTGTTCTTGTAACTCTGAAGCAGTGGATAAAGGACATTGCTATTTACATTCTGTTGAACATTGTTTACCTtcaaattcaagcatttttgACCACCTTAATGAGGTTGCATTTCTCAAAGGGGAGTTTTCTTCTTCAGCTTCTGACAATCAGAGCATTTTGGTATCACTCATGACACGCTGTGTTTGGAAAAGGTCTGTATGTGAACGTGCTCATCTTTTTCGTATAAAGTATTATGGAACCTTTGATAAGCCCTTGGGCCGGTTTCTACGCGACAATTTGTTTGATCAG AACTATCGATGTCACTCATGTCAAATGCCATCTGAAGCGCATATGCATTGCTATAGCCATCAGCAAGGCAGTCTTACAATTTCCGTGAGGAAACTGCCGGAATTTTTCTTGCCAGGGGAGCAAGCAGGGAAAATCTGGATGTGGCACAGGTGTCTGAGATGTCCTCGAATCAATGGATTCCCACCTGCCACCAAGAGGATTGTAATGTCTGATGCTGCCTGGGGCTTatcttttggaaaatttttggaaCTCAGCTTTTCCAACCATGCTGCTGCAAGCAGGGTTGCAAGCTGCGGTCATTCCCTCCATAGAGACTGTCTCCGCTTCTATGG TTTTGGGAGGATGGCTGCTTGTTTCCAATATGCACCCATCAATGTCCACTCTGTGTATCTCCCACCACCAAAGCTTGAATTCAACTATGATTTTCAGGAATGGATTCAGAAAGAAGCTGATGAG GTCTGCAGCAGAGCAGAACTTTTGTTTGCTGAGGTGGTCAAATCTCTTCATCAGATAACAGAAAATATCCGACTCAATAACAGCAATAAAGCTCCACGAGTTATGGAGCGAAAATCTGAACTGGAAGGAGTGTTACAGAAGGAGAAAAAGGAATTTGAG GAATTGCTAGATGAAGTGCTTTATAGGAAAGTTAAAGCTGGTCAACCTGCAGTTGATATTCTTGCGGTAAATAGATTAAGGAAGCAGTTGATCATTCATTCTTACATTTGGGACCAGCGGTTAATACAAATGAATAATCTCAATGATAACAATCTCCGTGGAGGGAGCAGGTCAACGCCTAAAATGAAGGGCAAAACTGTTAGTTCTGGTTCAAATACATCTGAGCTGGCAGTGACTTCCAAGCCGAGTAAAGGCTTCAGTAGCTgtgattcttttcttttgaatttgaAGCCTGATGTAACATTTATTCAAGGTGGATATGGCAACTTTTACTCACCTGATGGGGATCACAATAGAAATGACATGGATGAAGGCTCATACTGTCAGAAGGATAATGAGATTAATCAGCCTTCTGGAACAAATAGCAATGATGAATTTGGCCCAGAGTCTCTTAAAACCGTCAGACGGGTCCACTCTGATGGGCAGATCCCCATTGTGGAAAATTTATCTGATACACTTGATGCTGCATGGACAGGTGATAGCCACTCACTAGGTACAACTTCTAAGGGTAATGGTTCctcaatttctgatttttgtctTACAGATGCTTCAAGTCTCAATGGCACCAAGGCTAACCAAGATATTGAAATAAGTGGAACTGTACAAGGTGGGGTTGAATATCAAGATTCCTTTTGCTCTCTGTCATCTACAAAGGGGCCTGAAAACAGGGAAAACTCCAGAAGTTGGATCACCTTGCCCTTTTTGAATTTGTATAATTCATTCTTAAAGAGTTCTACGGCAAATGAAGACAAGCTTGATAAGATTAGCACTTATAATCCTGCTTATATCTCTTCATTTCGCGATCTGCTGCATCAAGGTGGTGCCAGGGTTCTGCTACCCGTAGGCATTAACGACACTGTTTTACCTGTTTATGATGATGAGCCTACTAGCATTATAGCATATGTTCTTGTCTCACCAGATTACCATAATCAAATGTTGACTGAACCCACAAAGGATGGGCTGGATTCTCCTTCTTCATTCCCATTCTTGGAGTCAgcaaatttacttttgcttcCTTCACTTGATGAGGCAGCTTCAGGATCCCTTAGAAGTCTTGGGTCAACTGATGAAAGTGTTTTGTCAGTGTCTGGATCTCGAGGCTCGTCAACTTTGGATCCAGTTGTTTATACTAATGCATTGCATGCCAGAGTATCTTTCTCAGATGATGGCCCTCTCGGGAAGGTTAAGTACTCAGTTACTTGTTACTATGCCAAGCAATTTGAAGCTTTAAGGCGAAGTTGCTGCCCCTCTGAATTAGATTTCATACGATCTCTCAGTCGTTGTAGGAAGTGGGGTGCACAAGGTGGCAAAAGTAATGTCTTTTTTGCAAAGACTTTGGATGACCGTTTTATTATTAAGCAGGTTACAAAAACAGAACTGGAATCATTTATTACTTTCGGACGAGCTTATTTCAAGTACTTGTCCGAATCTCTTAGTACTGGAAGCCCAACTTGCCTGGCAAAGATCTTGGGTATCTATCAG gTCACCTCAAAGCATCTGAAAGGGGGAAAGGAATCAAAGATGGATGTTTTGGTAATGGAGAATCTTCTCTTTGGGCGTAATATTGTGAGACTATACGACCTGAAAGGTTCTTCTCGATCACGATATAATCCAGATTCAAGTGGAAGCAATAAGGTTCTTCTTGATCAAAACCTGATAGAAGCAATGCCAACTTCTCCAATATTTGTAGGACCCAAAGCAAAGAGGTTGCTGGAGAGAGCCGTATGGAACGATACTGCATTTCTTGCT TCAATAGATGTAATGGACTATTCACTGCTGGTTGGCATGGACGAGGAGAAGCATGAGTTGGTAGTTGGGATTATTGATTTTATGAGGCAGTATACGTGGGACAAGCACCTTGAGACCTGGGTAAAGGCAGCTGGCATCCTTGGAGGGCCCAAGAATGCAACTCCAACTGTAATATCTCCAGGTGAATACAAGAAAAGATTCAGGAAAGCCATGTCTGCTTATTTTCTAATGGTACCAGATCAGTGGTCTTTGTCAACAATTACTGCCAGTAGATCCGAATCTGAACTATGTGAAGAAAGTTTGCAAGGTGGTGTGCTTCTGAGTTGA